The sequence below is a genomic window from Halomonas halophila.
CTGTTCGAGACCTACGGGCTGGACCCGTTCGTCGAGCTGGCCCCGGCCGAGAGCCTCTATGCCGAGCTGGCGCCCGGCGACTGGTCCCGCGCCCGCGGCGAGCTGTTCGGCGAGCTGGGGCTCGAACCGCTGCGCCCCGAGGAGGAGATCCAGGTGATGCTGACGCTGCATCAGCGGCTCGGCAACGCCGAGCTCTGAGACAGCGACGAGACCGTCAGGCGGGCTCGGCGGCGGGCGCCTCACGGCGTTCGAGACACGCCCGGCCCGCCACCAGCGCCGCCTCGAGCGGCGCGCCCTCGCCTCTCTCCCGGCCCTGGCCGTAGAAGACCGCCAGCGCGGTGCGGAAGGCCTCGGCCCGGGCCGGCAGGCCTTCCCGCTCGTAGCGCGCCGCCCGCGCCGCGACCCGCTCGGCGAAGCCTTCCCGGTCGACCTCCACCTCGCCCAGGTTGTCCACGCTGACCTGGAAGCGATGGCCGCAGGCGGCGGCGAACAGACTCTCCAGCGCCTGGGGCGCCACCTCCACCGCCTCGAAGTCGCGCTGCTGGTCGGCGTCGCGGCCGTCGGGCAGGTACCAGTAGCCGTAGTCCTCGAGCTCGCGGCGCCGCGCGCCGGCGATGCACCAGTGGCTGATCTCGTGCAGCGCGCTGGCGTAGAAGCCGCGGGCGAAGATCACCCGATGCCAGGGCGTCTCGGCATCGGCGGGCAGGTACAGCGGCTCGTCGCCGCCGCGCACCAGGCGGGTGTTGCAGGCGGGCAGGAAGAGGCCGTCGAACAGGGCGATGACATCCTCGAGGCGGTGGCTCACGCGGGCTCCGGCGGGTCGTGAATGGGCGGCACAGTATAGCGAGGCCGGCCCGGCGGCGAAAACCGCCAGGTCAGGTGCCTGCCATGCTCCGTGCGCTTCGCCTTCACCCATCTCTCGCGGCCGCCATTTCCCCTCATGCGACCCGGTCGACCGGCGGGATGTTGTGGTTCAACCGAAACAGGTTGCCGGGGTCGACGCGGGCCTTGAGGCGGGCCAGACGGTCGTAGTGCTGGCGATAGT
It includes:
- a CDS encoding elongation factor P hydroxylase; protein product: MSHRLEDVIALFDGLFLPACNTRLVRGGDEPLYLPADAETPWHRVIFARGFYASALHEISHWCIAGARRRELEDYGYWYLPDGRDADQQRDFEAVEVAPQALESLFAAACGHRFQVSVDNLGEVEVDREGFAERVAARAARYEREGLPARAEAFRTALAVFYGQGRERGEGAPLEAALVAGRACLERREAPAAEPA